One stretch of Mycolicibacterium fallax DNA includes these proteins:
- a CDS encoding DUF4185 domain-containing protein, whose translation MGTLAVALGIGVAMTTGSGVALADDDASGTGSGGTSNTGNATSGNAKDGGPKFGSKRSASTDSDASKTPAAGGGVGNRIGAAVRAAVEKAGSDLGGTTARRTSGNRADASRTDADTGSDPVSRVHERLSKFARQVQDRQTSTDDVPDKQPPADPSTPADPSTPADPSTPAAKRNADPAPAGASESPKQPRFFDKLKARFDTGTSALTDTVTGFSPAGPRTSTKDLSPGTDRSPNPLFVRPQPASALPKLARESSTVALTLREVGTATRQQVAELRDTVTVATARVVNSVSAPATSFATADTTAPASTFSEIGSTPKAAAATVVSSLLLVAGLSPLAGNGPALPAQSPLAWALAAFTRREAAKDLSGKDEKPQSAVDAEVPVAGGEPGVQSPEVQLMAAVTQAANPSPGQAPAPNVPTGTLPVKNMGAVTGTPTAPWVVGGTDLGIMWDSGYTDEGGNPVVFALFGDTFNEAAMQTGWRNNVLFKTSDSTLTDGLDLQHGIVTPGGDGPGTLPQNNMWWGPGSGGGPIGAAQVILDPYRVATGEYAHNDMTWGFTQYGKAYTMIPTAGIAIPNDSGNIAAGESEMVQYATVMSIKEWGNPGYWSTNYSAIAKSTDGGKTWAVLEDTVRPSSGGNVNFQQNALTYGDPADPDSWVSGIPEDGDRYVYVYGTPSGRQGSAHLARVAESDFENLDKYEYYAGGDNWEAGDPSKAVVVFDSMEPLTSIFPESGFFGVILSPVVTFLKLVYPAGFKPGGVFARGGQGNVSEMSVQYNDYLDAYVVMYTDGGNNVVMKVSETPQGEWSDSVVVQKNVSGYYAPMIHPLSGSDGAAGTGGDQYLYYNLSHWNGYNVDLMRTDLTTVKDSMQA comes from the coding sequence GTGGGCACTCTCGCGGTGGCGCTGGGTATCGGTGTCGCGATGACGACGGGCAGCGGTGTCGCCCTGGCCGATGACGACGCGTCGGGGACGGGCTCCGGCGGCACCTCGAACACCGGCAATGCCACCAGCGGCAATGCCAAAGACGGCGGGCCGAAGTTCGGCAGCAAGCGCTCGGCGAGCACTGATTCGGACGCTTCGAAAACCCCCGCCGCCGGCGGCGGTGTCGGCAACCGGATCGGCGCGGCCGTCCGGGCGGCGGTCGAGAAGGCCGGCTCCGACCTCGGCGGGACGACGGCGCGCCGCACCTCCGGCAACCGGGCCGATGCGAGCCGCACCGACGCCGACACCGGCAGCGACCCGGTGTCTCGCGTCCACGAGCGACTCTCCAAGTTCGCCCGCCAGGTGCAGGACCGTCAGACCAGCACCGATGACGTGCCGGACAAGCAGCCCCCGGCCGACCCGAGCACCCCGGCCGACCCCAGCACCCCGGCCGACCCGAGCACCCCGGCGGCCAAGCGCAACGCCGACCCGGCGCCGGCCGGCGCCTCCGAGAGTCCCAAGCAGCCGCGGTTCTTCGACAAGCTGAAGGCCCGCTTCGACACCGGCACCTCGGCGCTGACCGACACCGTCACCGGGTTCTCCCCCGCCGGGCCGCGGACCTCGACCAAGGACCTCAGCCCGGGCACCGACCGATCGCCGAACCCGCTGTTCGTGCGCCCGCAGCCGGCGAGTGCGCTGCCGAAGCTGGCACGCGAGTCGAGCACCGTCGCGCTGACCCTGCGCGAGGTCGGCACCGCCACCCGGCAGCAGGTCGCCGAGCTGCGCGACACCGTCACCGTGGCGACCGCGCGGGTCGTCAACTCGGTGAGCGCCCCGGCGACGTCGTTCGCCACCGCGGACACCACCGCGCCGGCGAGCACGTTCTCCGAGATCGGCTCCACCCCCAAGGCCGCCGCCGCGACCGTGGTGTCCAGCCTGCTGCTCGTGGCCGGGCTGTCCCCACTGGCCGGTAACGGCCCGGCGCTGCCCGCGCAGTCCCCGCTGGCCTGGGCTCTGGCCGCGTTCACCCGCCGCGAGGCCGCGAAGGATCTCAGCGGCAAGGACGAGAAGCCGCAGTCCGCGGTGGACGCGGAGGTCCCGGTCGCCGGGGGCGAGCCGGGGGTGCAGAGCCCCGAGGTCCAGCTGATGGCCGCGGTCACCCAGGCCGCCAATCCGAGTCCGGGGCAGGCCCCGGCACCCAACGTCCCCACCGGGACGCTGCCGGTGAAGAACATGGGTGCGGTTACCGGTACACCGACCGCACCGTGGGTGGTCGGCGGCACCGACCTCGGCATCATGTGGGACAGCGGGTACACCGACGAGGGTGGTAATCCGGTGGTCTTCGCGCTGTTCGGCGACACCTTCAACGAGGCGGCCATGCAGACCGGCTGGCGCAACAACGTGCTGTTCAAGACGTCCGACAGCACTCTGACGGATGGCCTCGACCTGCAGCACGGAATCGTCACGCCCGGCGGCGACGGTCCGGGCACCCTGCCGCAGAACAACATGTGGTGGGGCCCCGGCTCCGGCGGCGGCCCGATCGGCGCCGCGCAGGTCATCCTCGATCCGTACCGGGTGGCAACCGGCGAGTACGCCCACAACGATATGACCTGGGGATTCACCCAGTACGGCAAGGCCTACACGATGATCCCGACGGCCGGGATCGCCATTCCCAACGACTCCGGCAACATCGCTGCCGGCGAATCGGAGATGGTCCAGTACGCCACCGTCATGTCGATCAAGGAATGGGGTAACCCGGGCTACTGGAGCACCAACTACTCCGCGATCGCCAAGTCCACCGACGGCGGCAAGACCTGGGCAGTCCTGGAGGACACCGTCCGCCCCTCCAGCGGCGGCAATGTGAATTTCCAGCAGAACGCTCTGACCTATGGGGACCCCGCCGATCCGGACTCCTGGGTGAGCGGGATCCCCGAGGACGGTGACCGCTACGTCTACGTCTACGGCACGCCGTCGGGCCGCCAGGGGTCAGCGCATCTGGCCCGAGTCGCGGAAAGTGACTTCGAAAACCTCGATAAGTACGAGTACTACGCCGGTGGCGACAACTGGGAGGCTGGCGATCCCTCCAAGGCCGTCGTGGTGTTCGACAGCATGGAGCCACTCACCTCGATCTTCCCGGAATCCGGGTTCTTCGGCGTCATCCTGAGCCCGGTGGTGACGTTCCTGAAGCTCGTTTACCCGGCAGGGTTCAAACCCGGTGGTGTATTCGCCAGAGGTGGCCAGGGCAACGTCAGCGAGATGTCGGTGCAGTACAACGACTACCTCGATGCCTATGTCGTGATGTACACCGACGGCGGGAACAACGTGGTGATGAAGGTGTCCGAGACCCCGCAGGGTGAGTGGTCAGACTCGGTCGTTGTACAGAAGAACGTATCCGGTTACTACGCACCGATGATTCATCCGCTGTCGGGCAGCGACGGAGCCGCAGGCACGGGCGGCGATCAATACCTCTACTACAACCTGTCGCATTGGAACGGCTACAACGTCGACCTGATGCGGACTGACCTCACGACCGTCAAGGACTCGATGCAGGCATGA
- a CDS encoding tyrosine-protein phosphatase, whose protein sequence is MTTTHAPARRWFARILSLITLTTLGLGTGLGVAAAAPTVPVLAPGASLGLELGLTAAHNLRDLGGYQTVDGRTVVHGKVYRSDQFNPMNDADKAKLASTPIRTVFDLRTVAERDAAPDELPAGWQHRPINVLADEASAMAAEAGAIMHDPAKLTAEFGRPGLVDEIFEQTYRQLVYLPSALQGFGDLYRALGDPAQQAGVFHCATGKDRTGWAAAALLTLLGVPRETVYADYLRSNEYLLPHYAPMIDKFVAAGGSRDLITTFLDVRTPWLDAAFDEMTKRYGTVENYFATGLGIDAGQQAALKDQLLR, encoded by the coding sequence ATGACGACAACCCACGCCCCCGCCAGGCGGTGGTTCGCCCGGATCCTGAGCCTGATCACGCTGACCACCCTGGGGCTCGGCACGGGTCTGGGCGTCGCGGCGGCGGCACCGACCGTCCCGGTGCTGGCCCCCGGGGCCAGCCTGGGCCTGGAGCTGGGGCTGACCGCCGCGCACAACCTGCGCGACCTGGGCGGCTACCAGACCGTCGACGGCCGCACCGTCGTGCACGGCAAGGTCTACCGCTCGGATCAGTTCAATCCGATGAACGACGCCGACAAGGCGAAGCTCGCCAGCACCCCGATCCGCACCGTGTTCGATCTGCGCACCGTTGCCGAGCGCGACGCCGCGCCCGACGAATTGCCCGCGGGCTGGCAGCACCGGCCGATCAATGTGCTTGCCGATGAGGCCAGCGCGATGGCCGCGGAGGCCGGGGCGATCATGCACGACCCGGCAAAGTTGACCGCGGAGTTCGGCCGGCCCGGTCTGGTCGACGAGATCTTCGAGCAGACCTATCGGCAGCTGGTGTACCTGCCCAGCGCCCTGCAGGGCTTCGGCGATCTGTACCGCGCGCTGGGCGATCCCGCCCAGCAGGCCGGCGTCTTCCACTGCGCCACCGGCAAGGACCGCACCGGCTGGGCCGCCGCGGCGCTGCTGACCCTGCTGGGGGTGCCACGCGAAACGGTGTACGCCGACTACCTGCGGTCCAACGAGTACCTGCTGCCGCACTACGCGCCGATGATCGACAAGTTCGTCGCCGCCGGCGGCAGCCGGGATCTGATCACCACGTTCCTCGACGTCCGGACGCCGTGGCTCGACGCCGCGTTCGACGAGATGACCAAGCGCTATGGCACCGTCGAGAACTACTTTGCCACCGGCCTGGGCATCGACGCCGGGCAGCAGGCAGCGCTCAAGGATCAGCTGCTGCGGTAG
- the kasA gene encoding 3-oxoacyl-ACP synthase KasA, whose product MTRPSTANGGFPSVVVTAVEATTALAADAESTWKALLAGESGIRVLEDDFVTKWDLPVRIGGHLVDNIDDHMTRIDMRRMSYVQRMSKLVSGRLWENAGKPEVDPDRFAVVIGTGLGGGEKIVETYDAMNEGGPRKVSPLAVQMIMPNGAAAVAGLELGARAGVITPVSACSSGSEAIAHAWRHIVMGDADFVVCGGVEGGIEALPIAAFSMMRAMSTRNDDPAGASRPFDKDRDGFVFGEAGAMMIIETEEHALARGAKPLARLMGAGIASDAYHMVAPAPDGLRAGHAMKRAMETAGLSAKDIDHVNAHGTATPIGDTAEAAAIRVAGCENAAVYAPKSALGHSIGAVGALESVLTVMALRDGVIPPTLNYETPDPEIDLDVVAGEPRYGDYKYAINNSFGFGGHNVALAFGKY is encoded by the coding sequence GTGACCAGACCTTCCACTGCCAACGGGGGATTTCCCTCGGTCGTCGTGACCGCTGTCGAGGCCACCACGGCGCTCGCGGCGGACGCCGAGAGCACGTGGAAGGCCCTGCTCGCCGGCGAGAGCGGTATCCGCGTCCTCGAGGACGACTTTGTCACCAAGTGGGACCTGCCGGTGCGCATCGGTGGCCACCTCGTGGACAACATCGACGACCACATGACACGCATCGACATGCGCCGGATGTCCTACGTCCAGCGGATGTCGAAGCTGGTGTCCGGCCGACTCTGGGAGAACGCGGGTAAGCCCGAGGTTGACCCGGACCGGTTCGCGGTCGTCATCGGTACCGGTCTCGGCGGCGGCGAGAAGATCGTCGAAACCTATGACGCGATGAACGAGGGCGGGCCCCGCAAGGTGTCCCCGCTCGCCGTTCAGATGATCATGCCCAACGGCGCCGCGGCGGTCGCCGGCCTGGAGCTGGGCGCCCGCGCCGGGGTCATCACCCCGGTGTCGGCCTGCTCGTCCGGGTCGGAGGCCATCGCGCACGCCTGGCGGCACATCGTCATGGGTGATGCCGACTTCGTCGTCTGTGGCGGCGTGGAGGGCGGAATCGAGGCGCTGCCGATCGCGGCGTTCTCGATGATGCGTGCCATGTCGACCCGCAACGACGATCCGGCCGGCGCGTCGCGCCCGTTCGACAAGGACCGTGATGGGTTCGTGTTCGGCGAGGCCGGCGCGATGATGATCATCGAGACCGAGGAGCATGCCCTGGCCCGCGGCGCCAAGCCGCTGGCACGCCTGATGGGCGCGGGTATCGCCTCGGACGCCTACCACATGGTGGCCCCGGCGCCGGACGGTCTGCGGGCCGGCCACGCGATGAAGCGGGCGATGGAGACGGCGGGCCTGTCCGCCAAGGACATCGACCACGTCAACGCGCACGGCACCGCCACGCCGATCGGCGACACCGCCGAGGCCGCTGCGATCCGGGTTGCCGGATGCGAGAACGCCGCGGTGTACGCGCCCAAGTCGGCGCTCGGCCACTCCATCGGGGCGGTCGGTGCACTCGAGTCGGTGCTGACGGTGATGGCGCTGCGTGACGGCGTCATTCCCCCGACGCTCAACTACGAGACGCCGGATCCCGAGATCGACCTGGATGTCGTCGCGGGGGAACCGCGTTACGGCGACTACAAGTACGCGATCAACAACTCCTTCGGCTTCGGCGGGCACAACGTCGCGCTGGCCTTCGGAAAGTACTGA
- a CDS encoding PucR family transcriptional regulator, which produces MPDTRFVPPRSALQLLENVPESTLRRLKQYSGRLATEAVGVMAERLAFFGDLEAAQRAGVQLVVQTAVVNFVDWMSDPQRDIVPTTEAFELMPQDLTRRISLRQTVEMVRVTMEFFEQVVPLLARSEEQLTALTVGILRYSRDLAFVAASSYANAAEARGNWDARMEASVVDAVVRGDTGPELLSRAAALNWDTTAPATVLVGSPAPGVEEVLAIESVRAIATRHGRAALTDLHGTWLVAIVSGPLSLTDKFLAELLTAFSEGPVVLGPAAPSLSAAYHSAQEALSGIHAVAGWSGAPRPVAARELLPERALMGDAAAIAALHTDVIRPLNDAGPALTETLDAYLDSGGAIEACARKLFVHPNTVRYRLRRIADFTGRDPAVPRDAYVLRVACTLARLNRGSYDLEHRGAKRPGDGGHDPTSPRAFL; this is translated from the coding sequence GTGCCCGACACCCGCTTCGTGCCGCCACGTTCCGCCCTGCAGCTGCTGGAGAACGTGCCGGAGTCGACGCTGCGCCGACTCAAGCAGTATTCCGGGCGGCTGGCCACCGAGGCGGTCGGCGTGATGGCCGAGCGGCTGGCGTTCTTCGGCGACCTGGAGGCCGCCCAGCGGGCCGGGGTGCAGCTGGTGGTGCAGACCGCGGTGGTCAACTTCGTCGACTGGATGTCGGATCCGCAGCGCGACATCGTGCCGACCACCGAGGCCTTCGAGCTGATGCCCCAGGACCTGACCCGGCGCATCTCGCTGCGCCAGACGGTGGAGATGGTGCGGGTCACCATGGAGTTCTTCGAGCAGGTGGTGCCGCTGCTGGCCCGCTCCGAGGAACAGTTGACCGCGTTGACGGTGGGGATCCTGCGCTACAGCCGCGACCTGGCCTTCGTGGCCGCGTCCAGCTACGCCAACGCCGCCGAGGCCCGCGGCAACTGGGACGCCCGGATGGAGGCCAGCGTCGTGGACGCGGTGGTGCGCGGTGACACCGGCCCGGAGCTGCTGTCCCGGGCGGCGGCGCTGAACTGGGACACCACCGCGCCGGCGACCGTGCTGGTCGGCAGCCCGGCGCCCGGGGTCGAGGAGGTGCTGGCGATCGAATCGGTGCGGGCGATCGCCACCCGGCACGGCCGCGCGGCCCTGACCGACCTGCACGGCACCTGGCTGGTGGCGATCGTCTCGGGGCCGTTGAGCCTGACCGACAAGTTCCTCGCCGAGCTGTTGACCGCGTTCAGTGAGGGTCCGGTGGTGCTCGGGCCGGCCGCCCCGAGCCTGTCGGCGGCCTATCACAGCGCGCAGGAGGCGCTGTCGGGCATTCACGCGGTGGCCGGCTGGAGCGGGGCGCCGCGTCCGGTCGCGGCCCGCGAATTATTGCCGGAGCGCGCGTTGATGGGCGACGCGGCGGCGATCGCGGCGTTGCACACCGACGTCATCCGGCCGCTGAACGACGCCGGCCCGGCGCTGACCGAGACCCTGGACGCCTACCTGGACTCCGGCGGGGCGATCGAAGCTTGCGCACGCAAGTTGTTCGTTCACCCCAACACGGTGCGGTACCGGTTGCGCCGGATTGCGGACTTCACCGGTCGCGATCCGGCGGTCCCGCGGGACGCGTACGTGCTGCGGGTGGCCTGCACGTTGGCGCGGCTCAACCGCGGTTCTTATGATTTGGAGCACCGAGGAGCCAAAAGACCGGGTGACGGAGGCCACGATCCGACCTCCCCACGTGCATTTTTGTAG
- a CDS encoding DUF3145 domain-containing protein, whose translation MRASNQFADATSGVVYIHASPAAVCPHVEWALSSTLNARANLKWSAQDALPGQLCAVVNWVGPVGTGARLADALRSWTVLRFEVTEDASDGVDGQRYSHTPQLGLWSGTVSANGDIVVGENQLRAMMENSAESLASELDNALGGAWDEALEPYRNGGEVAEAGWLDRAVGT comes from the coding sequence ATGCGTGCGTCGAACCAATTCGCCGACGCGACCTCGGGCGTGGTGTACATCCACGCCTCACCCGCGGCGGTTTGCCCACACGTGGAGTGGGCCCTTTCGTCGACCCTGAACGCCAGGGCGAATCTCAAGTGGTCCGCGCAGGACGCCCTGCCCGGCCAGCTGTGCGCGGTGGTCAACTGGGTCGGCCCGGTGGGCACCGGCGCCCGGCTCGCCGACGCACTGCGGTCCTGGACGGTGCTGCGGTTCGAGGTCACCGAGGACGCCAGCGACGGCGTCGACGGCCAGCGCTATTCGCACACCCCGCAGTTGGGGCTGTGGAGCGGCACGGTGAGCGCCAACGGCGACATCGTGGTCGGCGAGAATCAGCTGCGCGCCATGATGGAGAACAGCGCCGAGTCGCTGGCCAGCGAACTCGACAACGCCCTGGGCGGCGCCTGGGACGAGGCGCTGGAGCCGTACCGCAACGGCGGCGAGGTCGCCGAGGCGGGCTGGCTGGACCGGGCCGTCGGCACCTAG
- a CDS encoding acyl-CoA carboxylase subunit beta: MTAMAPDAVNETIDPRDPLLRLSTFFDDGTVELLHERDKSGVLAAGGNVNGVRTIAFCTDGTVMGGAMGVDGCAHIVNAYDIAINEQSPIVGIWHSGGARLAEGVRALHAVGLVFEAMIRASGFIPQISVVVGFAAGGAAYGPALTDVIVMAPDSRVFVTGPDVVRSVTGEDVDMESLGGPTTHHKKSGVCHIVADSELDAYERGRRLVGYFCQQGHFDRSKAEAGDTDLHALLPESPKRAYDVHPLLLALLDDDVPFEEFQAKWAPSMVVGLGRLAGRTVGVLANNPLRLGGCLNSESAEKAARFVRLCNAFGIPLVVVVDVPGYLPGVDQEWGGVVRRGAKLLHAFGESAVPRVTLVTRKIYGGAYIAMNSRSLNATKVFAWPDAEVAVMGAKAAVGILHKRKLAAAPEDEREALHEELAIEHERIAGGVDAAVELGVVDEKIDPAHTRSKLAQALAEAPARRGRHKNIPL; encoded by the coding sequence ATGACAGCCATGGCCCCGGACGCGGTGAACGAAACCATTGATCCTCGTGACCCGCTGCTGAGGTTGTCGACCTTCTTCGACGACGGCACCGTCGAACTGCTGCACGAGCGCGACAAGTCCGGTGTGCTGGCCGCCGGCGGCAACGTCAACGGTGTGCGCACCATCGCGTTCTGCACCGACGGCACCGTGATGGGCGGCGCGATGGGCGTCGACGGCTGCGCGCACATCGTCAACGCCTACGACATCGCCATCAACGAGCAGAGCCCGATCGTCGGCATCTGGCATTCCGGCGGCGCCCGGCTGGCCGAGGGCGTGCGCGCCCTGCACGCCGTCGGGCTGGTTTTCGAGGCGATGATCCGGGCTTCGGGCTTCATCCCGCAGATCTCCGTCGTCGTCGGCTTCGCCGCCGGCGGCGCGGCCTACGGACCGGCGCTGACCGATGTGATCGTGATGGCCCCGGACAGCCGGGTGTTTGTCACCGGGCCCGACGTGGTCCGCAGCGTCACCGGCGAGGACGTCGACATGGAGTCCCTCGGCGGCCCGACCACCCACCACAAGAAGTCCGGCGTCTGCCACATCGTCGCCGACAGCGAGCTCGACGCCTACGAGCGCGGCCGCCGCCTGGTCGGCTACTTCTGCCAGCAGGGGCACTTCGACCGCAGCAAGGCCGAGGCTGGCGACACCGATCTGCACGCTCTGCTGCCCGAGTCCCCCAAGCGCGCCTACGACGTGCACCCGCTGCTGCTGGCCCTGCTCGACGACGATGTGCCGTTCGAGGAGTTCCAGGCCAAGTGGGCCCCGTCGATGGTCGTGGGGCTGGGCCGGCTGGCCGGCCGCACCGTCGGCGTGCTGGCCAACAACCCGCTGCGCCTGGGCGGCTGCCTGAACTCCGAGAGCGCCGAGAAGGCCGCCCGGTTCGTCCGGCTGTGCAACGCGTTCGGCATCCCGCTGGTCGTCGTCGTCGACGTGCCCGGCTACCTGCCCGGCGTGGACCAGGAGTGGGGCGGCGTGGTGCGTCGCGGCGCCAAGCTGCTGCACGCGTTCGGTGAGTCCGCGGTCCCCCGCGTCACCCTGGTGACCCGGAAGATCTACGGCGGCGCCTACATCGCGATGAACTCCCGCTCGCTCAACGCCACCAAGGTGTTCGCCTGGCCGGACGCCGAGGTCGCCGTGATGGGCGCCAAGGCCGCCGTCGGCATCCTGCACAAGCGCAAGCTGGCCGCCGCGCCCGAGGACGAGCGCGAGGCCCTGCACGAGGAGCTGGCGATCGAGCACGAGCGGATCGCCGGCGGCGTCGACGCGGCCGTCGAACTCGGCGTGGTCGACGAGAAGATCGACCCCGCGCACACCCGCTCCAAGCTGGCCCAGGCGCTGGCCGAGGCACCGGCGCGACGGGGTCGGCACAAGAACATCCCGCTGTAG
- the acpM gene encoding meromycolate extension acyl carrier protein AcpM, whose amino-acid sequence MAASQEEIIAGLAEIIEEVTGIEPSEVTPEKSFVDDLDIDSLSMVEIAVQTEDKYGVKIPDEDLAGLRTVGDVVSYIQKLEEENPEAAAALRDKFGSDS is encoded by the coding sequence GTGGCCGCCAGCCAGGAAGAAATCATTGCCGGTCTCGCCGAGATCATCGAAGAGGTGACCGGTATCGAGCCGTCCGAGGTCACCCCGGAGAAGTCCTTCGTCGACGACCTGGACATCGACTCGCTGTCGATGGTGGAGATCGCGGTGCAGACCGAGGACAAGTACGGCGTGAAGATCCCGGACGAGGACCTCGCCGGCCTGCGCACCGTGGGTGACGTCGTCTCCTACATCCAGAAGCTCGAGGAAGAGAACCCCGAGGCCGCCGCCGCCCTGCGCGACAAGTTCGGTTCCGACTCGTGA
- the kasB gene encoding 3-oxoacyl-ACP synthase KasB, translating into MASPTTGNGLPNVVVTGVAMTTALGTDAETTWKNLLDGQSGIRTLTDSFIEEYDLPVRIGGHLLEDFDGELNKVELRRMSYLQKMATVLGRRVWQNAGSPEVDTNRLMVSVGTGLGSAEELVWAYDGMRSRGLRAVSPLVVQMYMPNGAAAVIGLERGAKAGVSTSISACASGSEAIANAWRNIVYGEADIAICGGVETKIEAVPIAGFAQMRIVLSSHNDDPPGACRPFDRDRSGFVFGEGGALLVIETEEHAKARGANILARIMGASVTSDGFHMVAPDPNGERAGHAMSRAIELAGLQPTDIDHINAHATGTSVGDVAEGKAINNAMRGHRPAVYAPKSALGHSVGAVGAVESILTVQALRDGIIPATRNLENLDPEIDLDVVAGAPRTGDYKYAINNSFGFGGHNVAIAFGKY; encoded by the coding sequence ATGGCCTCGCCAACCACGGGAAACGGGCTGCCCAATGTCGTCGTGACGGGAGTCGCGATGACGACAGCCCTGGGCACCGATGCCGAAACCACCTGGAAGAACCTGCTTGACGGTCAGTCGGGGATACGCACCCTGACCGACTCGTTCATCGAGGAATATGACCTTCCGGTGCGCATCGGTGGCCACCTGCTCGAGGATTTCGACGGCGAACTCAACAAGGTCGAACTGCGGCGGATGTCCTATCTGCAGAAGATGGCGACGGTGCTCGGCCGCCGGGTCTGGCAAAACGCCGGGTCCCCGGAGGTCGACACCAACCGTCTGATGGTGTCGGTCGGCACCGGGCTCGGCTCCGCCGAGGAGCTGGTCTGGGCCTACGACGGCATGCGGTCCCGCGGTCTGCGGGCGGTGTCACCCCTCGTTGTTCAGATGTACATGCCCAACGGCGCGGCCGCCGTGATCGGGCTCGAACGCGGCGCCAAGGCCGGGGTCAGCACCTCGATCTCGGCGTGCGCATCGGGCTCGGAGGCCATCGCCAACGCCTGGCGCAACATCGTCTACGGCGAGGCCGACATCGCGATCTGCGGCGGTGTCGAAACCAAGATCGAGGCCGTGCCGATCGCCGGCTTCGCGCAGATGCGCATCGTGCTGTCCAGCCACAACGACGACCCGCCGGGCGCCTGCCGCCCGTTCGACCGGGATCGCAGCGGCTTCGTGTTCGGTGAGGGCGGCGCGCTGCTGGTCATCGAGACCGAGGAGCACGCCAAGGCCCGCGGCGCCAACATCCTGGCCCGGATCATGGGCGCCAGCGTCACCTCCGACGGCTTCCACATGGTCGCCCCGGACCCCAACGGCGAGCGCGCCGGGCACGCGATGTCCCGCGCCATCGAGCTGGCCGGCCTGCAGCCCACCGACATCGACCACATCAACGCCCATGCCACCGGCACCAGCGTCGGTGACGTCGCCGAGGGCAAGGCGATCAACAACGCCATGCGCGGCCACCGCCCGGCCGTCTACGCGCCGAAGTCGGCGCTGGGCCACTCCGTCGGCGCCGTCGGCGCGGTGGAGTCCATCCTGACCGTGCAGGCTCTGCGCGACGGGATCATCCCCGCCACGCGCAACCTGGAGAACCTCGACCCCGAGATCGATCTCGACGTCGTGGCCGGCGCCCCGCGCACCGGCGACTACAAGTACGCCATCAACAACTCATTCGGATTCGGCGGGCACAACGTCGCCATCGCATTCGGAAAGTACTGA
- a CDS encoding ACP S-malonyltransferase → MALLAPGQGSQTPGMLSAWLDLPGAADQIAAWSAASGLDLARLGTTAEAEEITDTAITQPLVVAATLLAAQQLSNRGLLADRPKIVAGHSVGEIAAYAIAGVISPDDAVMLAATRGREMAKACADAPTGMSAVLGGDETEVLAALADLDLVPANRNAAGQIVAAGRLEALAKLAENPPAKARVRQLATAGAFHTAFMASAHDGYAAAAAAVATNEPSATLLSNADGQPVASAADAMEKLVAQLTRPVRWDLCSAYLRDNAVAAIAEFPPAGTLVGIAKRELKGVPTLAIKAPADLDGVADL, encoded by the coding sequence ATCGCGCTGCTCGCTCCCGGTCAGGGTTCTCAGACCCCCGGGATGCTGAGCGCCTGGCTGGACCTGCCCGGCGCCGCTGACCAAATCGCCGCCTGGTCGGCGGCCAGCGGCCTGGACCTCGCTCGCCTCGGCACCACCGCCGAGGCCGAGGAGATCACCGACACCGCCATCACCCAGCCGCTGGTGGTGGCCGCCACCCTGCTGGCCGCCCAGCAGCTGTCCAACCGCGGACTGCTGGCCGACCGCCCCAAGATCGTCGCCGGTCACTCCGTCGGTGAGATCGCCGCCTACGCGATCGCCGGTGTGATCAGCCCGGACGACGCCGTCATGCTGGCCGCCACCCGCGGCCGGGAAATGGCCAAGGCCTGCGCCGACGCCCCCACCGGGATGTCCGCGGTACTCGGCGGCGACGAGACCGAGGTGCTCGCCGCCCTGGCCGACCTGGACCTGGTGCCGGCCAACCGCAACGCCGCGGGCCAGATCGTGGCCGCCGGCCGCCTCGAGGCCCTCGCCAAGCTCGCCGAGAACCCGCCGGCCAAGGCCCGGGTCCGCCAGCTGGCCACCGCCGGCGCCTTCCACACCGCCTTCATGGCCTCGGCGCACGACGGCTACGCCGCCGCCGCCGCGGCCGTCGCCACCAACGAGCCGTCGGCAACCCTGCTGTCCAACGCCGACGGCCAGCCGGTCGCTTCGGCCGCCGACGCGATGGAGAAGCTGGTCGCCCAGCTGACCCGCCCGGTTCGCTGGGACCTGTGCTCGGCGTACCTGCGCGACAACGCCGTCGCCGCCATCGCCGAATTCCCGCCGGCCGGAACGCTGGTCGGGATCGCCAAGCGCGAGCTCAAGGGCGTGCCCACGCTCGCGATCAAGGCCCCCGCAGACTTGGACGGGGTTGCCGACCTCTAG